From a single Bacteroidia bacterium genomic region:
- a CDS encoding GEVED domain-containing protein: MKHLFTLIFTCLLSVSVYAQYCIPAYSVGTTAGDSLTNVQLGTINASFPNPPSGYGNYTALASTNLYTGAFYNLSVTGNPVFSITVEAWIDYDINSAFALTEKLGHLNLTAGATGVITFQVPTTATVGTTRLRVMGVYPSGIATLDPCGTTFTFGETEDYGIVILPQPPEDAGVLGIVPFASSCNFGLQTIEASVYNFGSQTQDTIPMAYSVNGGTPVIDTLFAPVAGGTGSTFAFSQPANLSTPNTTYTIQVWSQLDGDFDAANDTSTLVYNSQLLFPLAYAEDFESGFIKNPNFGQADVLGAGWAATTPNPNAGWNVELDGVQNNTLTGPIDDHTAGGVTYLFTETSSGVAGDTYVLTSPCIDLTGSTAPRLSYWYHMYGASMGTLAAFVTTSGGFDSLVYGLSGPQQFAETDPWLEAIVDLAWAKDSVIQLRFVGIRGTSFTGDMAIDDISLYNASPIDVAAVSIVSPTDPACYSTSEAVTVRIQNVGTQPLNFATDNVTITLNISGASSQTFSPTLTSGTLAVLATQDILVTSNADLSNGGTHVFEAIASTPNDPNAFNDTTNGSAVALPVTTGLQESFETFLVGNPGTLDNGWTMASNNPSTFLGWTVEQDGVANSFGTGPIDDHTPGGSIYMYTETSGSLTSDVYSLFSPCVDLGGAPSPILTWWYHMFGATMGTLEVHVLWNGQDSLVWTKSGQQQTAENAPWLTDTVDMAFWIGNTVQIEFRSTNNVSFTSDMAIDDILLFSPSPVDAGATALTYPTDVKCYSTSDSLKVEITNYGIAPLDFSVNPATVTVDVTGASTATYSTTINSGTLALGATTEVMVSTTADFSAPGFHNLKIYTSIGADPNVFNDSTDAVVESVPTVSLPLLEDFETFTPGVLFADPGTVTNGWTRYSNNTNTGIGWFVETDGVQNNFGTGPLDDHTSGGSIYMYTHSAFPAVTGDTFNLVSPCIDLTTISVPKMSFWYHMFGPNMGTLQVVVKTDVGETTIWSLSGQQQTSENDPWLEAIVDLSAFNTVSNAQIIFRGIFNVNSFQSDMAIDDINIFEPPAFDVRAGDVLAPANGCGLTSGETVTVEVVNFGLDTLDNVIASFSVDGGAYTTPESVPGIILPGDTVAYTFTATANLSVPGVHTVSIVTTQLTPADGNPLNDTATVSITHYNAYTGAYPYFENFDGAGWVPNNTAFNPGNPIINLANGWLNLQTDAPWDWAVRSAPVGTSNAGPQFDHTTGSTNYVFVDDDNDYDSVIMITPCFDISGFNQAQMEFWYYSNNGNDPNNENTLHIDVIDGTDLILDIIPPLGHKDPNWNFISLNMSAYGPSFSVRFRVNTNNQWFQHDIGIDDFGLFDVIPQDAGITNVFTPTDACGLTASEDVTLGLSNLGTDSILTNVTINYQISLNGVPGAVNTLPSPQDTIAPGVTIPVIIAAQNFSVPGTYTVTAWTSGLAGDSNQFNDSVSVDIKNIPVVTNYPYVQNFENGDGGWTVEGTTTFELATPAGAVINSAASGVNAWVTNATGIYNSSEDGWVMGPCFDFSNLSAPKIEMSVWWNSEFSWDGGVLQSSIDNGTTWQNVGAFGDPDNWYTDNTVNGAPGGSQEAWTGRNSSNNGSGGWVIAKHALDGLGGQSDVKLRVAFGSDTSVEDDGFAFDDIFIYDTPDDDMGVVAFTQPSGIDCSSDSTVVEVMLVNFGLLTQQNIPVTVNVTGAVNTTLTNVYTDSIVSGDTALFVVGTFNSNIGGTFNFAGYTVLGGDTLFFNDSTLFISDITTSALSPSVTPDSICSSDSASFMLVANTSATTILWYDAQGGQVIHTGDTLITPFLTSTTTYYAQATDQITYSGFTPADNTFGAGAAYTFFPDGLTFDVGQDITISSVKVYPGSAGTIVVNVLDNTGFVVETASFPFGGTVTDTVLNLNFDIPVGTGYQMNANGSTVTSLFRNSGGAVFPYEIPGVVSVTGTINGLGTSGFYYFFYDWNVVSFGCPSPLVPVQAVFLPDVPVNLGPDGTACEGTTLNAFLPQIVSYQWSTGDTIPSISVATSGTYYVDVTDVNGCVGTDSVILLVNPSPTVDLGPNDTVACDQIVLDAGNPGATYVWSVPGTFTQTLTVTDSGTYYVEVTALGCSASDTITIDVKDAPVVSLGGDLTSCNPVPLDAGNPGLSFNWSTGDNSQTIVALPPVSGSDTVSVTVTDPASGCATTDAIVITAGTPPSVDLGGDQAGCDVIILDAGNPGASYLWSNGATTQSITVTSAGVYSVAVTDAGGCEGADTVTLSLELSPVAGFNYNWVNFGFTFQFNDASANGSSISWDFGDGNTSTDPSPTHTYQFTGSFQVTQIVTNDCGSDTLVQVVGPTSIGDELFGSAISVYPNPTVDQFWIEGLDIQAETLTIEVSDARGRTIMKQVENHVFGGFKYRFDLTQHAEGVYVVKISDGERTAYKRIVRK, encoded by the coding sequence ATGAAGCATTTATTTACTCTCATCTTCACGTGTCTGTTGAGTGTGAGTGTGTATGCACAGTATTGCATACCTGCCTACTCAGTAGGTACAACAGCGGGAGACTCGTTGACAAACGTCCAGTTGGGGACGATTAATGCGAGCTTTCCCAACCCGCCGTCCGGCTATGGAAACTATACGGCACTTGCCAGTACAAACCTTTACACAGGAGCGTTTTACAACCTCAGTGTAACCGGCAACCCGGTATTTTCCATCACAGTTGAAGCCTGGATTGACTACGACATTAACAGTGCATTTGCGTTAACTGAAAAATTGGGTCACCTCAACCTGACAGCAGGTGCTACGGGGGTGATTACTTTTCAGGTGCCAACCACTGCGACTGTCGGAACCACCCGTTTGCGTGTAATGGGCGTATATCCTTCCGGGATTGCAACGCTTGACCCATGTGGAACAACCTTTACCTTTGGAGAGACAGAGGACTATGGAATCGTGATTTTACCTCAGCCTCCCGAAGATGCGGGTGTACTTGGCATTGTGCCTTTTGCATCCTCATGTAACTTTGGTTTGCAGACCATTGAAGCTTCTGTTTACAACTTCGGATCACAAACACAGGATACCATTCCTATGGCTTATTCTGTAAATGGTGGTACACCAGTTATCGATACATTGTTTGCGCCTGTGGCAGGCGGTACTGGTTCTACCTTTGCCTTTAGCCAGCCAGCCAACCTCTCTACTCCCAATACTACCTATACTATTCAGGTATGGAGTCAACTGGATGGAGACTTTGATGCCGCCAATGACACTTCTACACTGGTATATAATAGCCAGCTTCTTTTCCCTCTGGCCTATGCAGAAGACTTTGAATCAGGTTTTATCAAAAACCCGAACTTTGGTCAGGCAGATGTATTGGGTGCGGGATGGGCTGCTACTACTCCCAATCCAAACGCCGGATGGAATGTAGAGCTGGATGGCGTACAAAACAATACACTCACCGGCCCGATCGATGACCATACAGCAGGTGGAGTAACTTATCTGTTTACAGAAACTTCCTCTGGTGTCGCAGGTGATACCTATGTGCTTACTTCGCCATGTATCGACCTGACAGGTTCTACTGCTCCCCGGTTGTCATACTGGTACCATATGTATGGAGCAAGTATGGGTACGTTAGCAGCTTTTGTAACTACTTCCGGTGGTTTTGACTCACTGGTTTACGGTTTGTCAGGTCCTCAGCAGTTTGCTGAAACAGACCCATGGCTTGAAGCCATCGTGGATCTGGCCTGGGCAAAAGACTCTGTCATCCAACTTCGGTTTGTGGGTATACGCGGTACATCTTTTACGGGCGATATGGCCATTGACGATATCTCTCTCTATAACGCTTCACCGATTGACGTTGCTGCCGTTTCTATCGTTTCTCCTACTGACCCTGCCTGTTACAGTACTTCTGAAGCCGTAACCGTAAGGATTCAGAACGTAGGTACTCAGCCGCTGAACTTTGCGACTGACAACGTTACCATTACCCTGAATATCTCAGGAGCAAGTTCACAGACTTTCTCTCCTACACTTACTTCAGGTACATTGGCGGTACTCGCAACCCAGGACATTTTAGTTACTTCGAATGCTGACCTCTCCAATGGTGGTACACACGTGTTTGAAGCCATTGCTTCTACCCCCAATGACCCGAATGCATTTAACGATACGACCAATGGCTCAGCCGTAGCGCTTCCCGTTACAACCGGCCTTCAGGAAAGTTTTGAAACCTTCCTCGTTGGAAACCCCGGTACGCTGGATAATGGCTGGACAATGGCTTCCAACAACCCCAGTACCTTCCTCGGCTGGACGGTAGAGCAGGACGGCGTTGCCAACTCCTTCGGTACAGGTCCGATCGATGACCATACCCCGGGTGGCAGCATCTACATGTACACAGAAACATCCGGTTCATTGACCTCCGATGTTTATAGCCTGTTTAGCCCTTGCGTGGACCTCGGCGGTGCCCCAAGCCCAATTCTTACCTGGTGGTACCATATGTTTGGTGCTACTATGGGTACATTGGAAGTACACGTACTGTGGAATGGCCAGGACTCACTGGTATGGACCAAATCCGGTCAGCAACAAACCGCAGAAAATGCTCCGTGGCTGACTGATACAGTAGATATGGCCTTCTGGATTGGAAATACCGTTCAAATTGAGTTCAGAAGTACCAATAACGTCAGCTTTACATCTGACATGGCGATTGACGACATTCTGTTGTTTAGCCCATCACCGGTAGATGCAGGTGCAACTGCCCTGACTTATCCGACAGATGTGAAATGTTATAGCACTTCAGATTCACTGAAAGTAGAAATCACCAATTACGGTATTGCACCCCTGGACTTCAGCGTAAACCCTGCAACGGTTACTGTGGATGTAACAGGTGCAAGTACTGCGACCTACTCCACTACGATTAACAGTGGTACACTGGCTTTGGGCGCTACTACAGAAGTCATGGTTTCAACTACTGCTGACTTCTCTGCACCTGGATTCCATAACCTGAAAATCTATACCTCGATAGGGGCAGATCCTAACGTTTTCAACGACTCTACAGATGCAGTGGTTGAATCCGTACCTACGGTTTCTCTCCCGCTTCTGGAAGATTTTGAGACATTTACCCCAGGCGTATTGTTTGCAGATCCCGGTACCGTAACCAACGGCTGGACCCGCTACTCCAACAATACCAATACCGGTATCGGATGGTTTGTCGAAACTGATGGCGTTCAGAACAACTTTGGCACCGGCCCGCTGGATGACCATACCTCAGGCGGAAGTATCTATATGTATACACATAGTGCCTTCCCTGCTGTTACAGGCGATACCTTCAACCTGGTTTCTCCATGTATTGACCTTACCACCATCAGTGTACCAAAAATGAGCTTCTGGTACCATATGTTTGGCCCGAATATGGGTACGCTTCAGGTTGTGGTGAAAACGGATGTGGGTGAAACTACCATCTGGTCACTCTCCGGTCAGCAGCAAACAAGTGAAAATGACCCCTGGCTGGAAGCGATTGTTGACCTTTCGGCTTTCAATACGGTCTCCAATGCTCAGATCATTTTCCGCGGTATATTTAATGTCAACTCCTTCCAGTCAGATATGGCAATCGATGATATTAATATCTTCGAACCACCCGCATTTGATGTGAGAGCGGGCGACGTACTGGCTCCTGCCAATGGTTGTGGTCTGACTTCGGGCGAAACAGTAACCGTCGAAGTGGTAAACTTCGGTCTCGATACACTGGACAATGTAATCGCTTCCTTCTCTGTTGACGGTGGCGCATATACTACTCCGGAATCAGTTCCTGGTATTATCCTTCCCGGCGATACTGTTGCGTATACATTTACAGCGACTGCAAACCTGTCAGTACCTGGTGTTCATACGGTTTCTATCGTTACTACCCAGCTTACACCGGCAGATGGTAATCCGCTGAACGATACAGCAACCGTAAGCATTACCCACTACAATGCTTACACAGGTGCATACCCCTACTTCGAAAACTTCGATGGTGCGGGATGGGTACCTAACAACACTGCATTCAATCCAGGTAACCCGATTATCAACCTTGCCAACGGCTGGCTGAACCTTCAGACAGACGCTCCATGGGATTGGGCGGTAAGAAGCGCACCAGTAGGTACCTCTAACGCTGGTCCTCAGTTTGACCATACTACAGGAAGTACCAACTACGTATTTGTGGATGATGATAACGACTACGATTCTGTCATCATGATTACGCCATGTTTTGACATCAGCGGCTTTAATCAGGCGCAGATGGAGTTCTGGTATTATTCCAATAATGGCAATGACCCGAACAACGAAAACACCCTCCACATTGACGTGATCGATGGTACGGATCTGATTCTTGACATCATTCCTCCGCTGGGACACAAAGATCCAAACTGGAACTTTATCAGCCTGAATATGTCTGCTTATGGTCCAAGTTTCAGCGTGAGATTCCGTGTAAATACCAACAACCAGTGGTTCCAGCACGATATCGGTATCGACGACTTCGGTTTGTTTGATGTGATTCCTCAGGATGCCGGTATTACGAATGTATTCACGCCAACTGATGCCTGCGGTCTGACAGCAAGTGAAGACGTTACGCTTGGACTTTCCAACCTGGGTACTGACTCGATCCTGACAAATGTGACGATCAACTACCAGATCAGCCTCAACGGCGTACCTGGAGCAGTCAACACACTGCCTAGCCCACAGGATACCATCGCACCAGGTGTGACAATTCCGGTAATCATCGCTGCACAAAACTTCAGCGTACCCGGTACTTACACCGTAACAGCATGGACTTCCGGTCTGGCCGGTGATAGCAACCAGTTCAACGATAGCGTTTCCGTTGATATCAAAAATATTCCGGTTGTTACCAACTATCCATATGTACAGAACTTCGAAAACGGTGATGGTGGATGGACAGTAGAAGGAACCACTACCTTTGAACTGGCTACTCCTGCTGGTGCGGTAATCAACTCTGCAGCTTCCGGTGTGAATGCATGGGTTACCAACGCTACGGGTATTTACAACTCCAGTGAAGATGGTTGGGTCATGGGGCCATGTTTTGACTTCTCCAACCTCTCTGCACCCAAAATCGAAATGTCGGTTTGGTGGAACTCCGAATTTAGCTGGGATGGTGGTGTGCTTCAGTCCTCTATCGACAATGGCACTACCTGGCAGAATGTAGGTGCATTTGGTGATCCTGACAACTGGTACACAGACAATACTGTCAATGGCGCTCCCGGTGGATCTCAGGAAGCCTGGACAGGCCGTAACAGCAGTAATAACGGCTCCGGTGGATGGGTAATTGCCAAACACGCACTTGACGGCCTTGGCGGACAATCTGATGTGAAACTTCGGGTTGCATTTGGATCAGATACGTCTGTTGAGGATGACGGATTTGCATTTGACGATATCTTCATCTACGATACACCTGATGATGACATGGGGGTAGTGGCCTTTACACAACCTTCTGGTATAGATTGTAGCTCTGATTCTACCGTAGTAGAAGTGATGCTGGTCAACTTCGGTCTCCTGACTCAGCAAAACATACCCGTAACGGTCAATGTCACAGGTGCGGTCAATACGACACTTACAAATGTGTATACAGACTCGATTGTATCGGGTGATACAGCACTGTTTGTTGTGGGAACTTTCAACTCCAATATTGGTGGAACCTTCAACTTTGCAGGTTATACCGTACTGGGTGGTGACACATTGTTCTTCAATGACAGCACGCTGTTTATTTCCGATATCACGACATCAGCGCTTTCGCCTTCAGTAACTCCTGATTCTATTTGCTCCAGCGATTCCGCATCCTTCATGCTGGTTGCCAATACTTCCGCTACGACCATTCTTTGGTATGACGCGCAGGGCGGCCAGGTTATCCATACAGGAGATACGCTGATTACGCCTTTCCTGACAAGTACGACTACGTATTATGCACAGGCTACAGATCAGATTACCTACTCCGGATTTACGCCTGCTGATAATACATTTGGGGCAGGTGCCGCTTATACATTCTTCCCTGACGGTCTGACCTTTGATGTCGGACAGGATATAACGATTAGCTCTGTGAAAGTATATCCGGGCAGTGCAGGTACGATTGTGGTGAATGTACTGGACAATACGGGATTTGTTGTAGAAACAGCTTCCTTCCCATTTGGTGGTACGGTTACTGATACGGTTCTGAACCTGAATTTTGATATTCCGGTCGGCACAGGCTATCAGATGAATGCCAATGGTTCTACGGTTACTTCCCTTTTCCGTAACTCCGGTGGTGCAGTATTCCCATACGAAATACCAGGTGTAGTCTCCGTTACAGGTACGATCAATGGCCTCGGTACTTCAGGGTTCTACTATTTCTTCTATGACTGGAACGTTGTTTCCTTCGGATGCCCCAGCCCGCTGGTGCCTGTACAGGCAGTATTCCTCCCGGATGTACCTGTCAACCTCGGTCCTGACGGAACCGCTTGCGAAGGCACTACGCTGAACGCATTCCTTCCACAAATCGTCAGCTACCAGTGGAGCACAGGTGATACCATTCCAAGTATCTCCGTCGCTACTTCAGGTACTTACTATGTAGATGTTACTGACGTAAATGGTTGTGTGGGTACTGACTCCGTTATTCTGTTGGTGAACCCAAGTCCTACCGTTGACCTTGGTCCAAACGACACGGTAGCGTGTGATCAGATCGTACTCGATGCAGGTAACCCTGGCGCTACTTATGTATGGTCTGTACCGGGTACCTTTACCCAGACGCTGACCGTTACCGACAGTGGTACCTACTATGTGGAAGTAACCGCACTGGGCTGTTCCGCAAGTGATACGATCACCATAGATGTGAAAGATGCACCGGTTGTAAGCCTTGGCGGCGACCTGACTTCTTGTAACCCTGTTCCGCTCGACGCCGGCAACCCTGGTCTGAGCTTTAACTGGAGCACCGGTGACAACAGCCAGACGATTGTGGCGCTTCCTCCTGTAAGTGGTTCTGATACCGTTTCCGTAACGGTTACCGATCCAGCCAGTGGTTGTGCAACAACAGATGCGATTGTGATTACCGCGGGTACACCGCCTTCAGTAGACCTCGGTGGCGATCAGGCAGGTTGCGATGTTATCATCCTTGATGCAGGCAACCCGGGAGCCAGCTACCTGTGGAGCAATGGCGCAACAACTCAGAGCATCACAGTTACCTCAGCGGGTGTTTACTCCGTAGCAGTAACAGATGCCGGTGGTTGCGAAGGTGCAGACACCGTAACGCTGAGCCTCGAACTGAGTCCTGTGGCAGGCTTTAACTACAACTGGGTGAACTTCGGCTTTACCTTCCAGTTCAACGATGCGTCAGCCAATGGCTCATCCATCAGCTGGGATTTTGGAGACGGAAACACCAGTACAGATCCAAGCCCCACCCATACGTATCAGTTTACCGGTTCATTCCAGGTAACACAAATCGTAACCAATGACTGCGGTAGCGACACACTGGTACAGGTGGTAGGTCCGACAAGCATTGGCGACGAACTCTTTGGCAGTGCAATCAGCGTCTATCCGAACCCGACCGTCGATCAGTTCTGGATCGAAGGGCTGGATATTCAGGCTGAGACATTGACCATAGAAGTGAGCGACGCACGTGGACGTACGATCATGAAGCAGGTGGAAAACCACGTCTTCGGCGGATTTAAATACAGATTCGACCTTACCCAGCATGCGGAAGGTGTGTATGTAGTGAAAATTTCCGATGGCGAACGCACCGCTTACAAGCGTATTGTGAGAAAATAA
- a CDS encoding HAMP domain-containing sensor histidine kinase codes for MTQKIPSSIFVSLYLAIGLSGLYIVLREVLEPVPDTLVYEALIFFFVSFIVLVVTLEWVVFRRLKNLHLVNQREIKKLKDLEAYRREFLGEVSHELKTPIFAVQGFIHTLIDGAMNDEKVRVKFLKKAMKNADRLSNLVEDLLIITQAESGEMDMKIRKFPIYELVRDVMDSLEYKFNKKGRTITYHIISNNNEEVMVLADRERIHQVLSNLVDNAVKYGDAGGTGNGEVRIILTNSGDKMYISVADDGPGIEAEHLEKIFRRFYRVDKSRSREKGGTGLGLAICKHLIKMHGEQLTVESEVNKGTTFRFSLKKAA; via the coding sequence ATGACTCAAAAAATACCCTCCTCGATTTTTGTTTCGCTATATCTGGCAATTGGATTGTCTGGCCTCTATATCGTACTGAGGGAGGTTCTGGAGCCGGTTCCGGATACGTTGGTTTACGAGGCACTGATTTTTTTCTTCGTGAGTTTTATCGTGCTCGTGGTAACCCTGGAATGGGTCGTTTTTCGCCGGTTAAAGAATCTTCATCTTGTCAATCAGCGGGAAATTAAAAAACTCAAGGATCTGGAAGCCTATCGTCGCGAATTTTTGGGGGAGGTATCACACGAATTAAAAACTCCCATATTTGCCGTCCAGGGTTTTATCCATACCCTGATAGATGGTGCGATGAATGATGAGAAAGTGCGGGTGAAGTTTTTGAAAAAAGCCATGAAAAATGCCGATCGCCTATCCAATCTGGTAGAAGATCTGTTGATCATTACCCAGGCAGAGTCAGGCGAAATGGATATGAAAATCCGGAAATTCCCGATATACGAACTGGTGCGGGATGTCATGGACTCACTCGAATATAAATTCAACAAAAAAGGTCGTACAATCACCTATCACATTATTTCTAATAATAATGAAGAGGTAATGGTGCTTGCTGACAGAGAACGCATTCATCAGGTATTGTCAAATCTCGTCGACAATGCTGTAAAATATGGAGATGCAGGAGGCACAGGAAATGGAGAGGTCCGGATCATTCTTACAAATTCTGGTGATAAGATGTATATCAGCGTGGCCGACGATGGCCCGGGTATTGAGGCAGAACATCTGGAGAAGATTTTCAGAAGATTTTACCGGGTAGATAAAAGCCGGTCAAGAGAAAAAGGCGGTACCGGGCTTGGACTGGCCATTTGCAAACACCTGATCAAAATGCATGGCGAACAGCTCACCGTAGAAAGCGAAGTAAATAAAGGAACTACTTTCCGCTTTAGCCTGAAAAAGGCAGCATAA
- a CDS encoding response regulator transcription factor, which produces MSQTKVMIVDDEVDILDLLEYNLEKEGYKVIKAMDGEEAVKQAREHKPDLILLDIMMPRMDGIETCRQIREIKGMKGVFIVFLTARSEEYSELAGFDAGADDYIPKPVKPRVLLSRIRAILRRDMEEGDTDKLIVHDLEIIRDEYIVKKGEEIISLPRKEFELLQFLASHPGKVFKREKLLEKVWGDVFVVDRTVDVHVRKLREKIGETYIQTVKGVGYKFMKEE; this is translated from the coding sequence ATGTCGCAGACAAAAGTAATGATTGTTGATGACGAGGTCGATATTCTCGATCTGTTGGAGTATAACCTTGAGAAGGAAGGTTATAAGGTGATCAAAGCAATGGATGGTGAGGAGGCAGTAAAGCAGGCACGAGAGCATAAACCTGATCTGATTTTACTTGATATTATGATGCCCCGGATGGACGGTATTGAAACCTGCCGCCAGATTCGTGAAATCAAGGGGATGAAAGGCGTTTTTATCGTATTTCTGACGGCAAGATCGGAAGAGTATTCAGAGTTGGCCGGGTTTGATGCAGGTGCAGATGACTATATTCCCAAACCTGTGAAGCCCCGTGTACTGCTCAGCCGTATCAGAGCAATCCTCCGGCGGGATATGGAAGAAGGCGATACCGATAAACTGATCGTTCACGATCTCGAAATCATTCGGGATGAGTATATCGTAAAAAAAGGCGAAGAGATCATTTCCTTACCCCGGAAAGAATTTGAGCTGTTGCAGTTTCTGGCTTCACATCCCGGAAAAGTATTCAAACGGGAAAAACTGCTGGAAAAAGTCTGGGGAGATGTATTTGTCGTTGATCGTACCGTTGATGTGCACGTGCGAAAGCTGAGGGAAAAGATCGGCGAGACTTATATTCAGACGGTCAAAGGGGTAGGATATAAATTTATGAAGGAAGAGTAA
- a CDS encoding PKD domain-containing protein, with translation MKMPFNVPAGFHERSAVKSRTISRSGFADQGVIFTTSDSPSENDFPNPSQLIGMELENTKKGESDPDRFFKILGGYFYSFVNGTHTTRKVFGICLSPADGFDMTEGGSVFIKEHWETPSHTDKGLDETLPYEGSFIQGWTFIVVPKTGDKVYPLSGDPLRIFSDCGKVTGLAVEKIETSSSEQVVKATATVSGTQPERYIWNWGDGSPETETSSPEATHTYNKPDGRAATYTIVLKTEGPGSCGSEGETSVTIEPAQLITVPCPELESLKVAVTGETNISVTVLVKASFTGGMPAEFIWEWGDGSAPETSRTAEATHSYQRTTTAKTYKIGLAANGPEKCTSGGKATVEVGAIIEEPQECPVLTGVTAAITAQDETTVTVVATAATSGPAPEKYEWNWGDGSPKETTTGPEATHHYLKPSGSSTNKTISLEISGPKDCKSSGETSVVIPPKTVVTTTCPDITGVVVRSAKALDEKTWQVELEVTYTGPKPDKFEWTWGQGGSPETTTGAKASHKFPRKANDYTASVTVKTTGPGSCSGIASKEVTISKEEVKEVSLWCKLMSYLVAFLASLALGTLLVCIVAETVEQTTDPAILIVTALTLAMFMVAVVIWMIQGKKRGCPPGKCDWLAIGWSSMLAGLGTSFFMLNCMDSWIPMAIGFLVAGGIFGFFWFRDCAAKVGANTFFVYFFLSVIATLIVMFGIAAPILNCA, from the coding sequence ATGAAGATGCCTTTTAACGTACCGGCTGGTTTTCACGAAAGAAGTGCGGTAAAGTCCCGAACAATTTCCCGGAGTGGATTCGCTGACCAGGGCGTAATCTTTACCACCAGTGATAGCCCTTCTGAAAATGATTTCCCGAATCCATCCCAACTTATCGGTATGGAACTCGAAAACACAAAAAAGGGAGAAAGCGATCCCGATCGTTTTTTTAAGATTCTGGGTGGCTATTTTTATTCATTTGTCAATGGAACCCATACCACGCGCAAGGTTTTTGGAATTTGCCTGAGCCCAGCTGACGGTTTTGATATGACAGAAGGCGGGTCTGTTTTTATAAAGGAACATTGGGAAACCCCTTCCCATACAGATAAAGGGCTCGATGAAACCCTGCCTTATGAAGGTAGTTTTATTCAGGGCTGGACCTTTATTGTCGTACCCAAAACAGGGGACAAAGTGTATCCCCTTAGCGGAGATCCACTGCGTATTTTTTCTGATTGTGGTAAGGTTACCGGATTGGCGGTTGAAAAAATAGAAACTTCGTCTTCGGAGCAGGTCGTGAAGGCTACGGCTACGGTTTCGGGTACACAACCCGAACGCTATATATGGAATTGGGGCGATGGCAGTCCTGAGACGGAAACTTCTTCCCCCGAAGCAACCCATACTTACAATAAACCCGATGGCCGTGCGGCTACTTATACGATTGTCTTAAAAACAGAGGGCCCGGGTAGTTGCGGAAGTGAAGGTGAAACCTCTGTAACAATTGAACCAGCACAGCTTATAACCGTACCATGCCCTGAGCTTGAAAGTTTGAAAGTCGCTGTCACCGGCGAAACAAATATTTCCGTAACGGTATTGGTCAAAGCCTCCTTTACCGGAGGTATGCCTGCCGAATTTATATGGGAATGGGGCGATGGATCTGCCCCGGAAACCAGCCGGACTGCGGAAGCCACTCATTCCTATCAACGGACGACCACCGCCAAAACCTATAAAATCGGACTCGCCGCCAACGGCCCCGAAAAATGTACTTCGGGAGGAAAAGCTACCGTGGAGGTAGGCGCTATCATTGAAGAGCCGCAGGAGTGCCCGGTGCTTACAGGCGTAACAGCAGCCATAACAGCTCAGGATGAGACAACCGTAACCGTCGTGGCTACGGCAGCCACATCGGGCCCTGCCCCCGAAAAATACGAATGGAACTGGGGGGATGGTTCGCCAAAAGAAACAACCACCGGCCCGGAGGCTACCCATCATTATTTGAAACCATCTGGATCGTCGACAAATAAAACCATTTCACTGGAGATCTCCGGCCCCAAAGATTGTAAATCTTCGGGAGAGACATCTGTGGTGATTCCTCCAAAAACAGTCGTTACGACCACCTGTCCCGATATTACCGGTGTGGTTGTCCGTTCCGCCAAAGCGCTGGACGAAAAAACCTGGCAGGTCGAACTGGAAGTTACTTATACCGGTCCCAAGCCTGATAAATTTGAATGGACATGGGGCCAGGGAGGAAGTCCGGAAACAACTACGGGTGCCAAGGCGTCTCATAAATTTCCGCGAAAGGCCAACGACTACACAGCAAGTGTTACCGTGAAAACTACAGGCCCGGGCTCATGCAGCGGTATAGCGAGCAAAGAGGTAACGATCTCCAAAGAAGAAGTCAAAGAAGTTTCCCTTTGGTGTAAACTTATGTCTTACCTGGTCGCTTTTCTGGCTTCGCTGGCATTGGGAACCCTGTTGGTGTGTATTGTCGCCGAAACGGTCGAACAAACTACCGACCCCGCCATACTGATTGTAACAGCGCTCACGCTGGCTATGTTTATGGTTGCAGTTGTGATATGGATGATACAGGGCAAAAAACGCGGCTGCCCTCCCGGAAAATGTGACTGGCTGGCTATCGGATGGAGTTCTATGCTTGCAGGACTGGGTACAAGCTTTTTCATGCTCAATTGTATGGATTCATGGATACCTATGGCCATCGGTTTTCTGGTTGCAGGTGGAATTTTCGGCTTTTTCTGGTTTAGAGACTGTGCTGCAAAAGTCGGGGCAAATACCTTTTTTGTCTACTTTTTCCTGTCAGTAATCGCGACACTGATCGTTATGTTTGGGATTGCCGCGCCGATTTTAAATTGCGCATAA